A single region of the Streptomyces sp. ITFR-16 genome encodes:
- a CDS encoding DUF1996 domain-containing protein, which translates to MLFFRQRRTGEDSPRRALPPRRYRTAALAAAALALTFLQATTGSASAGPAAASAPAPKAAADVVRVAEFLAECPYTHRAPDDPIVFPGLPGASHMHSFFGNDSTNGNSDLASLEKARSSCSPDIDLSSYWVPTLYDGDKEVEPTGTTFYYLGEGVRDDVIQRIQPFPRGLRIVAGNAKATGPDDNTISRWSCLHHGEVNPSHDFVNCPADAMLESYLDFPQCWNGKDLDSADHKSHMAYPVGGECPSTHPVPVPKLRQVLRYPVNGDPARFRLASGPGYTMHGDFFNVWPEADLAQRVRDCINAIVKCGADGTP; encoded by the coding sequence GTGCTCTTCTTCCGTCAACGACGCACCGGCGAGGACAGCCCCCGCAGAGCCCTGCCGCCCCGCCGCTACCGCACGGCGGCGCTCGCCGCCGCCGCGCTCGCCCTGACCTTCCTCCAGGCCACCACCGGCAGCGCCTCCGCCGGTCCCGCCGCCGCCTCGGCCCCCGCCCCCAAGGCAGCCGCCGACGTCGTCCGGGTGGCCGAGTTCCTCGCCGAGTGCCCCTACACCCACCGGGCCCCCGACGACCCGATCGTCTTCCCCGGTCTGCCCGGGGCCTCGCACATGCACAGCTTCTTCGGCAACGACTCCACCAACGGCAACTCCGACCTCGCCTCGCTGGAGAAGGCCCGCAGCAGCTGCTCCCCCGACATCGACCTGTCGTCGTACTGGGTGCCGACCCTGTACGACGGGGACAAGGAGGTCGAGCCCACCGGCACGACGTTCTACTACCTGGGCGAGGGCGTCCGCGACGACGTCATCCAGCGGATCCAGCCCTTCCCCCGGGGGCTGCGGATCGTCGCGGGCAACGCCAAGGCCACCGGCCCCGACGACAACACCATTTCGCGCTGGTCGTGCCTGCACCACGGCGAGGTCAACCCGTCGCACGACTTCGTCAACTGCCCGGCGGACGCGATGCTGGAGTCGTACCTCGACTTCCCGCAGTGCTGGAACGGCAAGGACCTCGACTCCGCCGACCACAAGAGCCACATGGCCTACCCGGTCGGCGGCGAGTGCCCCTCGACGCACCCGGTGCCGGTGCCCAAGCTCCGTCAGGTGCTGCGGTATCCGGTCAACGGTGACCCGGCCCGGTTCCGGCTGGCGTCCGGACCCGGCTACACGATGCACGGCGACTTCTTCAACGTGTGGCCCGAGGCCGACCTGGCGCAGCGCGTCCGTGACTGCATCAACGCCATCGTGAAGTGCGGTGCGGACGGCACCCCCTGA
- a CDS encoding DUF305 domain-containing protein, with product MAGCASPADARRPAAPPPSASAPPVSAPPASGAPADPTDAAWVQLMTPMNEQAVALLSLAAERSGDARVRSWAAGLRTSQNGELARLRPLLARMGLPDTNVHEGHDMPGMVTADDLARARAVRGAAFDRFLVAEIGDHLRQSAEVSRSETGAGTRQDAKRLAAALVSARRTELARLPDVSGGPG from the coding sequence ATGGCCGGTTGCGCGTCCCCCGCGGACGCGCGCCGCCCGGCCGCACCGCCCCCCTCGGCCTCCGCTCCCCCGGTGTCCGCTCCCCCGGCCTCCGGCGCCCCCGCCGATCCGACGGACGCCGCCTGGGTCCAGCTGATGACCCCGATGAACGAGCAGGCCGTGGCGCTCCTCTCGCTCGCCGCCGAGCGCTCCGGGGACGCCCGGGTGCGGAGCTGGGCGGCCGGGCTGCGGACCTCGCAGAACGGCGAACTCGCCCGGCTGCGACCGCTGCTGGCCCGGATGGGGCTGCCGGACACCAATGTGCACGAGGGCCACGACATGCCGGGCATGGTGACGGCCGACGACCTCGCACGGGCCCGCGCCGTGCGGGGCGCCGCCTTCGACCGGTTCCTGGTTGCGGAGATCGGGGACCATCTGCGCCAGAGCGCCGAGGTGTCGCGCTCCGAGACCGGGGCCGGCACCCGGCAGGACGCCAAGCGGCTCGCCGCCGCCCTGGTGTCGGCCCGCCGCACCGAACTCGCCCGGCTTCCGGACGTGTCCGGCGGCCCCGGCTGA
- a CDS encoding LacI family DNA-binding transcriptional regulator → MTADPPLPARPATLEDVAGVAGVSRATVSRVINGATTVDPVLRRMVEEAVDATGYVPNRAARSLVTRRTDSIALVVSERERRTVPEPFVGRMFSDPYFGRVVGGLLEVLRPAGIQLVLMLADDRESRDQLLSYLRHGHVDGVVLISSHADDPLPGLLHETRLPAVLAGQPRRPTPITYVEADQRAGAQLAADHLASLGRRRIGTVSGPQDMPAGQARLTGFLDALAAHGIRDVATAEGDFTHAGGASAMKRLLADRPDLDAVFIASDLMALGAVPVLLRAGKDVPEDVALVGFDDSSAALACDPPLTTVRQPVEEMSAEMARLLLRQIGKPGAPAPSVIFHPSLVRRQSA, encoded by the coding sequence ATGACTGCCGACCCGCCACTGCCCGCCCGTCCCGCCACCTTGGAGGACGTCGCCGGAGTGGCCGGGGTGTCACGGGCGACGGTGTCCCGGGTGATCAACGGGGCGACGACCGTGGACCCGGTGCTGCGGCGGATGGTCGAGGAGGCCGTGGACGCCACCGGTTACGTGCCCAACCGCGCGGCCCGCTCCCTGGTGACCCGGCGCACCGACTCGATCGCCCTGGTCGTCTCGGAGCGGGAACGCCGCACGGTGCCCGAGCCGTTCGTCGGCCGGATGTTCTCCGATCCGTACTTCGGGCGGGTGGTCGGCGGACTGCTGGAGGTGCTGCGTCCCGCGGGCATCCAGCTGGTGCTGATGCTGGCCGACGACCGGGAGTCCCGCGACCAGTTGCTGTCGTACCTGCGCCATGGGCACGTCGACGGAGTGGTGCTGATCTCCTCGCACGCGGACGACCCGCTGCCGGGGCTGCTGCACGAGACCCGGCTGCCCGCCGTGCTCGCGGGACAGCCCCGCAGGCCGACGCCGATCACCTATGTCGAGGCGGACCAGCGGGCCGGGGCGCAGCTGGCCGCCGACCACCTGGCCTCGCTGGGCCGCCGCCGGATCGGCACGGTCTCGGGCCCGCAGGACATGCCGGCCGGCCAGGCGCGGCTCACGGGTTTCCTGGACGCGCTCGCCGCGCACGGCATCCGGGACGTGGCCACCGCCGAGGGCGACTTCACCCATGCCGGCGGCGCGTCGGCCATGAAGCGGCTGCTCGCGGACCGGCCGGATCTGGACGCGGTGTTCATCGCGTCGGACCTGATGGCGCTGGGTGCCGTGCCGGTGCTGCTGCGGGCCGGCAAGGACGTGCCCGAGGACGTGGCGCTCGTCGGGTTCGACGACAGCAGCGCGGCGCTGGCCTGCGACCCGCCGCTGACGACGGTCCGGCAGCCGGTGGAGGAGATGTCGGCGGAGATGGCCCGGCTGCTGCTGCGGCAGATCGGCAAGCCGGGGGCCCCGGCCCCGTCCGTGATCTTCCACCCGTCCCTCGTACGGCGCCAGTCGGCCTGA
- a CDS encoding phage holin family protein has translation MGDGRWRAAGSALMRVIAVWAVSTLTMLALAGILPDFQLQSDDGDSITKTAFTAAWGAGAFGLLSALVWPVLVRALLIVPAYFLGLLVFFLNGSLLLIALRLIPDGRGAADPETAVVVAAVMSAVASATSTALAVRDDNAYRRRLSRLADRRRRRSGTDGGDGEPPGTVFIQLDGVGHDVLVQAAAEGLMPTVARWLADTDGHRLTPWRTDWSSQTGASQLGILHGSNHDVPAFRWYEKETGDVMVSSRPASALELQRRAVARTRDGGLLTVDGASRGNLFSGGADQLALVLSMAARLGRGRRSRSGYFAYFSDPANAVRTAGSFVAEVGREIAQSTRARLRKETPRIKRGGLYPFIRAFATVVERDVVVAAVMGDMFAGRTAVYADLVAYDEVAHHSGPRSRDAEKVLARLDRSLALIAKVTEHTPRSYRIVLLSDHGQSPGETFAGVYGLTLKDLVRAGSGLPVPRRAQRTRSGSEARDAVRIALHRPVAEGEEAQVTKASDPVVLASGNLGLISFPDIEGRASTEQLDRRHPALLGTLANHPGIGFLLVRSERHGSVVLGRDGVRIPVAELVDGQGPLAPFGPGAADAIRRTDTFPHVADVMVNSMYDPVTGTVHAFEEQIGSHGGLGGDQSRPFLLWPRGMTDPLEAAAGEGEPRVAELVGAEAVHRVLRCWLREVSGPQVPVRQDRDPAGRTARWTRRGQGRGSGADAGTGARG, from the coding sequence GTGGGTGACGGGCGATGGCGAGCGGCCGGCAGCGCCCTGATGCGAGTGATCGCGGTGTGGGCGGTCTCGACGCTCACGATGCTGGCGCTCGCCGGGATCCTGCCGGACTTCCAGCTCCAGTCGGACGACGGCGACAGCATCACCAAGACGGCCTTCACGGCGGCCTGGGGCGCGGGCGCGTTCGGTCTGCTCTCGGCCCTGGTCTGGCCCGTGCTCGTACGGGCCCTGCTCATCGTGCCGGCCTACTTCCTCGGGCTGCTGGTCTTCTTCCTCAACGGCTCGCTGCTGCTGATCGCCCTGCGGCTCATCCCCGACGGCCGGGGCGCCGCCGACCCGGAGACGGCCGTCGTCGTCGCGGCCGTCATGTCCGCCGTCGCCTCCGCGACCTCCACCGCGCTCGCCGTCCGCGACGACAACGCCTACCGCAGACGGCTCTCGCGCCTCGCCGACCGGCGCCGCCGGCGCAGCGGCACGGACGGCGGCGACGGGGAGCCGCCGGGCACCGTCTTCATCCAGCTGGACGGAGTCGGCCACGACGTCCTCGTCCAGGCCGCCGCCGAGGGGCTGATGCCGACCGTCGCCCGCTGGCTGGCCGACACCGACGGCCACCGGCTCACCCCCTGGCGCACCGACTGGTCCAGCCAGACCGGCGCCAGCCAGCTCGGCATCCTGCACGGCAGCAACCACGACGTGCCCGCCTTCCGCTGGTACGAGAAGGAGACCGGCGACGTGATGGTCTCCAGCAGACCGGCGAGCGCCCTCGAACTCCAGCGCCGGGCCGTCGCCCGCACCCGTGACGGCGGACTGCTCACCGTCGACGGCGCCAGCCGGGGCAACCTCTTCAGCGGCGGCGCCGACCAGCTCGCCCTGGTCCTGTCGATGGCCGCCAGGCTCGGCAGGGGCCGGCGGTCCCGGTCCGGGTACTTCGCCTACTTCTCCGACCCGGCCAACGCCGTCCGTACCGCCGGTTCGTTCGTCGCGGAGGTCGGCCGGGAGATCGCCCAGTCGACCCGGGCCCGGCTGCGCAAGGAGACGCCCCGGATCAAGCGCGGCGGGCTCTACCCCTTCATCCGGGCCTTCGCGACCGTCGTCGAACGCGATGTGGTGGTCGCCGCCGTCATGGGCGACATGTTCGCCGGCCGCACCGCGGTCTACGCCGACCTGGTCGCCTACGACGAGGTGGCCCACCACTCGGGACCGCGCAGCCGGGACGCGGAGAAGGTCCTCGCACGGCTGGACCGCTCCCTCGCCCTGATCGCCAAGGTCACCGAGCACACCCCGCGCAGCTACCGCATCGTGCTCCTGTCCGACCACGGCCAGAGCCCCGGAGAGACCTTCGCCGGGGTGTACGGGCTGACGCTCAAGGACCTGGTCCGGGCGGGCAGCGGGCTCCCGGTGCCCCGCCGTGCGCAGCGCACCCGCAGCGGCTCCGAGGCGCGCGACGCGGTCCGGATCGCCCTGCACCGCCCGGTCGCCGAGGGGGAGGAGGCCCAGGTCACGAAGGCCTCCGACCCGGTGGTGCTCGCCTCCGGCAACCTCGGTCTGATCTCCTTCCCGGACATCGAGGGACGCGCCTCGACGGAACAGCTCGACCGCCGCCACCCCGCTCTGCTCGGCACGCTCGCCAACCACCCCGGCATCGGCTTCCTGCTCGTGCGCAGCGAGCGCCACGGCTCGGTGGTCCTCGGCCGCGACGGCGTACGGATCCCGGTGGCGGAGCTGGTGGACGGGCAGGGCCCACTGGCCCCCTTCGGCCCCGGGGCGGCCGACGCGATCCGGCGCACGGACACCTTCCCGCACGTCGCGGACGTGATGGTCAACTCCATGTACGACCCGGTGACCGGCACCGTGCACGCCTTCGAGGAGCAGATCGGCTCGCACGGCGGACTCGGCGGGGACCAGTCCCGGCCGTTCCTGCTGTGGCCGCGCGGGATGACGGACCCCCTGGAGGCGGCGGCCGGCGAGGGCGAGCCGAGAGTGGCCGAGCTGGTCGGGGCGGAGGCCGTGCACCGGGTCCTGCGGTGCTGGCTGCGCGAGGTCTCCGGACCGCAGGTGCCGGTGCGGCAGGACCGCGACCCGGCCGGCCGCACGGCCCGGTGGACCCGGCGCGGGCAGGGCAGGGGCTCCGGCGCGGACGCGGGCACGGGCGCCCGGGGCTGA
- a CDS encoding MBL fold metallo-hydrolase — MPVEITWWGHATCTIEDSGVRVLTDPLFVRRFAHLRRRDGALPGPAAAVADVVLISHLHSDHLHLPSLSRIAPGARLVVPRGAVRAVPGLRLLRRVRGLRITEVVAGDEVRIGEVRVRAVPALHDGRRLPVGPHRSPALGYVVEGGARTYFAGDTGLFDDMAQAVGPVDVALLPVGGWGPYLGHNHLDAGRAAEALARLEPRAAVPVHYGTYWPIGMDRVRPHEFHAPGEEFVRQAAVRAPKVAVHRLGHGEHVRPEAAG; from the coding sequence GTGCCGGTGGAGATCACCTGGTGGGGCCATGCCACCTGCACGATCGAGGACTCGGGCGTCCGGGTCCTGACCGATCCGCTGTTCGTACGGCGCTTCGCGCATCTGCGGCGGCGCGACGGCGCCCTGCCGGGCCCGGCGGCCGCCGTCGCCGATGTGGTCCTCATCTCGCATCTACACTCCGACCATCTGCATCTGCCGTCGCTGTCCCGGATCGCCCCGGGCGCCCGGCTGGTCGTGCCGCGCGGCGCGGTCCGGGCCGTGCCGGGGCTGCGGCTGCTGCGCCGGGTGCGCGGGCTGCGGATCACCGAGGTGGTGGCGGGTGACGAGGTGCGGATCGGCGAGGTGCGGGTACGGGCCGTGCCGGCGCTGCACGACGGGCGGCGCCTGCCGGTGGGCCCGCACCGCTCCCCCGCCCTGGGGTACGTCGTCGAGGGCGGGGCGCGTACGTACTTCGCCGGGGACACCGGCCTCTTCGACGACATGGCGCAGGCCGTCGGTCCGGTGGACGTGGCGCTGCTGCCGGTGGGCGGCTGGGGCCCGTATCTGGGCCACAACCACCTCGACGCGGGGCGCGCCGCCGAGGCGCTGGCCCGGCTGGAGCCGCGCGCGGCGGTGCCGGTGCACTACGGCACGTACTGGCCGATCGGGATGGACCGGGTCAGGCCGCACGAGTTCCACGCGCCGGGTGAGGAATTCGTCCGCCAGGCGGCGGTGCGGGCGCCCAAGGTGGCGGTGCACCGGCTGGGGCACGGCGAGCACGTGCGGCCGGAGGCCGCCGGGTGA
- a CDS encoding VTT domain-containing protein, which produces MGEFLRQTAQLPPESTQQAVGYPSLFLLVAVGALVPVAPTGALVSSAAVVAFHQSSPFALLVVFAVASAAAFLGDVCLYWLGQRGVRSKNGSKWLRAISDRAAPERLAQAQRKLEEHGATVLVLSRLVPAGRIPVMLACLLGRMPLRRFARGDVPACLAWAATYQLIGILGGSLFPEPWQGVVAAVGLTLLISGAPAVWRRLRARSGG; this is translated from the coding sequence ATCGGGGAGTTCCTCCGGCAGACCGCGCAGCTGCCCCCGGAGTCGACACAGCAGGCGGTCGGCTACCCGTCCCTGTTCCTGCTGGTGGCGGTGGGCGCGCTGGTGCCCGTGGCGCCGACGGGCGCCCTGGTGAGTTCGGCGGCGGTGGTGGCGTTCCACCAGTCGTCGCCGTTCGCGCTGCTGGTGGTGTTCGCGGTGGCGTCGGCCGCCGCGTTCCTCGGGGACGTCTGCCTGTACTGGCTGGGGCAGCGCGGGGTGCGGTCGAAGAACGGCTCCAAGTGGCTGCGGGCGATCAGCGACCGGGCCGCGCCGGAGCGGCTCGCGCAGGCGCAGCGGAAGCTGGAGGAGCACGGCGCGACGGTGCTGGTGCTGTCCCGGCTGGTGCCGGCGGGGCGGATTCCGGTGATGCTGGCGTGTCTGCTGGGCCGGATGCCGCTGCGGCGGTTCGCCCGGGGCGATGTGCCGGCCTGTCTGGCGTGGGCGGCGACGTACCAGCTGATCGGGATCCTGGGCGGTTCGCTGTTCCCGGAGCCGTGGCAGGGCGTGGTGGCGGCGGTGGGCCTGACGCTGCTGATCAGCGGGGCGCCCGCGGTGTGGCGCCGGCTGCGGGCGCGCTCCGGCGGCTGA
- a CDS encoding MBL fold metallo-hydrolase, which produces MTEQTERSPARNTPRVTSGDVLAPRPLGEVRTWPRSFADRLTAPLPGVLGMSRLAREHAIRPNAEGLRGIHRLPYAPEPLPEVPAGTSCVTWAGHASWIIRTGGLTVLADPVWSRRILGTPARITPVGVRWEDLPPVDAVVISHNHYDHLDAPTLRRLPRHTPLFVPAGLGHWCRRRGFRRVTELDWWESARLDGVRFDFVPAHHWSKRTLTDTCRSLWGGWVIEDTKGPGQRIYFAGDSGYGHWFGEIGRRHPGIDLALLPIGAYEPRWWLGDVHTDPEEAVRAYEDLGAHAMAPMHWAAFLLSAEPVLEPLTRLRTAWQRAGHPRERLWDLPIGGSRILDTVREPRTAGG; this is translated from the coding sequence ATGACGGAACAGACCGAGCGCTCCCCGGCCCGGAACACACCCCGCGTGACCTCGGGCGACGTCCTCGCACCGCGTCCGCTCGGCGAGGTGCGCACCTGGCCCCGGAGCTTCGCCGACCGGCTCACCGCCCCGCTCCCCGGAGTCCTCGGCATGTCCCGGCTCGCCCGGGAGCACGCCATCCGGCCCAACGCGGAGGGACTGCGCGGCATCCACCGGCTGCCGTACGCCCCCGAGCCGCTGCCCGAGGTCCCGGCCGGCACCAGCTGCGTCACCTGGGCCGGGCACGCCAGCTGGATCATCCGCACCGGCGGCCTCACCGTCCTCGCCGACCCCGTCTGGTCCCGCCGCATCCTCGGCACCCCGGCCCGGATCACCCCCGTCGGCGTGCGCTGGGAGGACCTGCCGCCCGTCGACGCCGTCGTCATCAGCCACAACCACTACGACCACCTGGATGCCCCCACCCTGCGCAGGCTGCCCCGGCACACCCCGCTGTTCGTCCCCGCCGGGCTCGGCCACTGGTGCCGCCGCCGGGGCTTTCGCCGCGTCACCGAACTCGACTGGTGGGAGTCCGCGCGGCTCGACGGCGTCCGCTTCGACTTCGTGCCCGCCCACCACTGGTCCAAGCGGACCCTCACCGACACCTGCCGCTCGCTGTGGGGCGGCTGGGTCATCGAGGACACCAAGGGACCCGGGCAGCGGATCTACTTCGCGGGGGACAGCGGCTACGGCCACTGGTTCGGCGAGATCGGCCGCCGCCACCCCGGCATCGACCTCGCCCTGCTGCCGATCGGCGCCTACGAACCCCGCTGGTGGCTCGGCGACGTGCACACCGACCCGGAGGAGGCCGTGCGGGCGTACGAGGACCTCGGCGCCCACGCCATGGCGCCGATGCACTGGGCGGCCTTCCTGCTCTCGGCGGAGCCCGTACTCGAACCGCTCACCCGGCTGCGCACCGCCTGGCAGCGGGCCGGCCATCCGCGCGAGCGCCTCTGGGACCTGCCCATCGGCGGCTCGCGGATCCTCGACACCGTGCGCGAACCCCGTACCGCCGGCGGCTGA
- a CDS encoding aminotransferase class I/II-fold pyridoxal phosphate-dependent enzyme — MGRERTGRQGHGTGAVREDRGPVRYGPPAPGPGLPVLPELAGVLAAAADRAEPEPAGGSADLREAARAYWDRRGLHGGPEHIAAAPGTSPLLLALIAAHGGDVLMPRPCPASWIPQARLLGRPAYQVPTPAECGGVPDPYALLETVRRVRAEGGRPRLLLISVVDDPTATVAPPELVREACEAAVAEGLHIVSDETWRDTLHRPHDTVLLSPAEMCPDDVTVVSDLSGALTPSAWPVAVARFPGTERAAVRHARTLDILTALGAFVAGPVAAAAAHALREPDAVTERVRRAAATQARIAAAAHRAVLASGALARPPQAGRHLYADLGPLRSRLAARGVTDSLELEEYLSERLGAPAPGGHRFGDELGALRVRLGTGSLLGSTPRQQLESLTAAEPLELPHVAAALSIFRAALDELR, encoded by the coding sequence ATGGGCCGGGAGCGGACCGGGCGTCAAGGGCACGGCACCGGCGCGGTCCGGGAGGACCGCGGACCCGTACGGTACGGGCCGCCCGCGCCCGGACCCGGGCTGCCGGTCCTGCCGGAACTCGCCGGGGTGCTCGCCGCCGCGGCGGACCGCGCGGAGCCCGAGCCCGCGGGCGGCTCGGCGGACCTGCGCGAGGCCGCCCGCGCCTACTGGGACCGGCGCGGGCTGCACGGCGGCCCCGAGCACATCGCCGCCGCCCCCGGCACCTCCCCGCTGCTCCTCGCCCTGATCGCCGCGCACGGCGGCGACGTGCTGATGCCGCGCCCCTGTCCCGCCTCCTGGATCCCGCAGGCCCGGCTCCTGGGCAGGCCCGCCTACCAGGTGCCCACCCCCGCCGAGTGCGGCGGAGTGCCCGACCCGTACGCGCTCCTGGAGACCGTGCGCCGGGTGCGGGCCGAGGGCGGCCGGCCCCGCCTGCTGCTGATCTCCGTCGTCGACGACCCCACCGCCACCGTCGCCCCGCCGGAACTCGTCCGTGAGGCCTGCGAGGCCGCCGTCGCCGAGGGCCTGCACATCGTCAGCGACGAGACCTGGCGCGACACCCTGCACCGGCCGCACGACACCGTGCTCCTCAGCCCGGCGGAGATGTGCCCCGACGACGTCACGGTCGTCTCCGACCTGTCCGGCGCGCTGACGCCGTCCGCCTGGCCGGTCGCCGTCGCCCGGTTCCCCGGCACCGAACGGGCGGCGGTGCGCCACGCCCGTACGCTCGACATCCTCACCGCCCTCGGCGCCTTCGTCGCCGGACCCGTCGCGGCCGCCGCCGCCCACGCGCTGCGCGAACCCGACGCCGTCACCGAACGCGTCCGCCGGGCCGCCGCCACCCAGGCCCGCATCGCCGCCGCAGCCCACCGGGCCGTCCTCGCCTCGGGCGCCCTGGCCCGGCCCCCGCAGGCCGGCCGCCACCTCTACGCCGACCTCGGCCCGCTGCGCTCCCGGCTCGCCGCACGGGGGGTCACCGACTCGCTCGAACTGGAGGAGTACCTCAGCGAACGGCTCGGCGCCCCGGCCCCCGGCGGCCACCGCTTCGGCGACGAACTCGGTGCGCTCAGGGTGCGCCTGGGCACCGGCTCCCTGCTCGGATCGACCCCGCGGCAGCAGCTGGAGTCGCTCACCGCGGCGGAGCCCCTCGAATTGCCGCATGTCGCGGCAGCCCTGAGCATTTTCCGAGCAGCCCTCGACGAACTCCGCTGA
- a CDS encoding SMP-30/gluconolactonase/LRE family protein: MRDRPELAVRESAALGEGPTWDPAAGRLIWVDILSARVHTFDPATGRRTVMATEQHVGAAKPRAGGGLVVNLRDGIGLYDTDGAFRWLVHDPEPGRRGNDAAVAPDGALWAGTMRYDGTETGGSLARVAADGTTTRVLPLVACSNGTGWSPDGRLMYYIDTPTRRIDVFDVDADGAHVTGRRPFAVVEEGAGYPDGLTVDAEGAVWVALWDGAALCRYTPDGRLERTVELPVRRPTACAFGGPALRDLYITSARTGLDAPHPLSGSLLVLPDAGTGLPGTPFAG; this comes from the coding sequence ATGAGGGACCGTCCCGAACTCGCCGTACGGGAGAGCGCCGCGCTCGGCGAGGGCCCGACCTGGGACCCCGCCGCCGGGCGGCTGATCTGGGTCGACATCCTCTCCGCCCGCGTCCACACCTTCGACCCGGCGACCGGCCGGCGGACGGTCATGGCCACCGAACAGCACGTCGGGGCGGCCAAGCCGAGGGCCGGCGGCGGACTGGTCGTCAATCTGCGCGACGGCATCGGCCTGTACGACACGGACGGCGCCTTCCGCTGGCTGGTCCACGACCCCGAGCCGGGCAGGCGCGGCAACGACGCGGCGGTCGCGCCGGACGGGGCGCTGTGGGCCGGCACGATGCGCTACGACGGGACGGAGACCGGCGGCAGTCTGGCCCGGGTCGCGGCCGACGGGACCACCACCCGGGTGCTGCCCCTGGTGGCCTGCAGCAACGGCACCGGATGGAGCCCGGACGGCCGGCTCATGTACTACATCGACACCCCGACCCGCCGTATCGACGTGTTCGACGTCGACGCGGACGGCGCACACGTCACCGGCCGCCGCCCGTTCGCCGTCGTCGAGGAGGGCGCGGGCTACCCCGACGGACTGACGGTCGACGCGGAGGGAGCCGTCTGGGTCGCCCTGTGGGACGGGGCGGCGCTGTGCCGGTACACCCCCGACGGCAGGCTGGAGCGCACCGTGGAGCTGCCCGTGCGCCGGCCGACCGCGTGCGCCTTCGGCGGGCCCGCACTGCGGGACCTCTACATCACCTCGGCCCGCACGGGTCTCGACGCCCCGCACCCGCTCTCCGGATCGCTGCTGGTCCTGCCGGACGCGGGCACGGGCCTGCCGGGGACGCCGTTCGCCGGCTGA